In one window of Pseudomonas chlororaphis subsp. chlororaphis DNA:
- a CDS encoding amino acid permease — protein MQQQAQGLKRGLSARHIRFMALGSAIGTGLFYGSASAIQMAGPAVLLAYLIGGAAVFMVMRALGEMAVHNPVSGSFGHYASNYLGPLPGFILGWTYAFEMIIVCLADVTAFGIYMGFWFPEVARWVWVLGIVFLIGGLNLCNVKVFGEMEFWLSLLKVGAIVAMILAGFGIMLFGIGSASNEQATGVANLWAHGGFMPHGIGGLIASFAVVMFAFGGIEIIGITAGEAKDPQRVIPKAINAVPMRILLFYVLTLFVLMAIYPWPQIGSQGSPFVQIFDNLGIGSAATILNIVVISAAVSAINSDIFGAGRMMYGLAQQGQAPKGFAQLSKHGVPWMTVVVMGAALLGGVLLNYLIPENVFLLIASIATFATVWVWLMILVTQVAMRRSMSAEQVAQLKFPVPFWPWAPAAAIVFMLFVFGVLGYFPETQAALAVGAVWIVLLVIAYLLWVKPAAGQAVQVHRDPSLSHR, from the coding sequence ATGCAACAGCAAGCTCAAGGATTGAAACGCGGGCTGTCCGCCCGACATATTCGCTTCATGGCGCTGGGGTCGGCGATCGGCACCGGGCTGTTCTATGGTTCTGCCTCGGCCATCCAGATGGCCGGTCCCGCGGTCCTCCTGGCCTACCTGATCGGTGGCGCCGCGGTGTTCATGGTGATGCGCGCGCTGGGCGAGATGGCCGTGCACAACCCGGTGTCCGGCTCGTTTGGCCACTACGCCAGCAATTACCTGGGACCACTGCCGGGCTTTATCCTCGGCTGGACCTATGCCTTTGAAATGATCATCGTCTGCCTGGCCGACGTCACGGCCTTCGGCATCTATATGGGCTTCTGGTTTCCGGAAGTGGCGCGCTGGGTCTGGGTGCTTGGCATCGTGTTCCTGATCGGCGGCCTCAACCTGTGCAACGTCAAGGTCTTCGGCGAAATGGAGTTCTGGCTGTCGCTGCTGAAAGTCGGCGCGATTGTCGCGATGATCCTCGCCGGCTTCGGCATCATGTTGTTCGGTATCGGTTCGGCCAGCAACGAGCAGGCCACCGGGGTGGCCAACCTCTGGGCCCACGGCGGCTTCATGCCCCACGGCATCGGCGGCCTGATCGCTTCGTTCGCGGTGGTGATGTTCGCTTTTGGCGGCATCGAGATCATCGGTATCACCGCCGGTGAAGCCAAGGACCCGCAGCGGGTCATCCCCAAGGCGATCAACGCGGTGCCGATGCGCATCCTGCTGTTCTATGTGCTGACCCTGTTCGTACTGATGGCCATCTATCCATGGCCGCAGATCGGCAGCCAGGGCAGCCCGTTCGTGCAGATCTTCGACAACCTGGGCATCGGCTCGGCGGCGACCATCCTCAATATCGTGGTGATCTCGGCGGCGGTGTCGGCGATCAACAGCGACATCTTCGGCGCCGGACGCATGATGTACGGCCTGGCCCAGCAAGGGCAGGCGCCAAAAGGCTTTGCCCAACTGTCGAAACACGGCGTGCCGTGGATGACCGTGGTGGTCATGGGCGCCGCGCTGCTGGGCGGTGTGCTGCTGAACTACCTGATTCCGGAAAACGTGTTCCTGCTGATTGCCTCGATCGCTACTTTCGCCACGGTCTGGGTCTGGCTGATGATCCTGGTCACCCAGGTGGCCATGCGTCGCTCGATGAGCGCCGAGCAGGTTGCCCAACTGAAATTCCCGGTGCCGTTCTGGCCCTGGGCGCCGGCAGCCGCCATCGTGTTCATGCTGTTCGTCTTCGGCGTGCTGGGTTATTTCCCGGAAACCCAGGCGGCGCTGGCGGTGGGGGCGGTGTGGATCGTGCTGCTGGTGATCGCTTATCTGTTGTGGGTCAAGCCGGCCGCCGGTCAGGCGGTCCAGGTGCATCGCGACCCTTCTTTGTCCCATCGATAA
- the hutI gene encoding imidazolonepropionase: protein MKTLWQHCHVASMAQGAYSIIEDAAIVTSGALIEWIGPRDQVPAGNYAELHDLAGAWVTPGLIDCHTHTVFGGNRSGEFEQRLQGVSYAEIAAAGGGIASTVRATRAASEDELFDSARKRLKSLLRDGVTSVEIKSGYGLDLASERKILRVIRRLGAELPVSVRSTCLAAHALPPEYAERADDYIEHICAEMLPALAAEGLVDAVDAFCEYLAFSPEQVERVFIAAHKLGLPVKLHAEQLSSLHGSSLAARYHALSADHLEFMTEEDAIAMAEAGTVAVLLPGAFYFLRETQLPPMDALRQHGVKIAVASDLNPGTSPALSLRLMLNMACTCFRMTPEEALAGVTLHAATALGMEQTHGSLEVGKVADFVAWQIDRPADLAYWLGGDLEKRVVRHGVEVDL, encoded by the coding sequence ATGAAAACTCTCTGGCAACACTGTCACGTCGCAAGCATGGCGCAAGGTGCTTACTCGATCATCGAGGATGCCGCCATCGTGACGTCAGGAGCGCTCATAGAGTGGATCGGCCCGCGTGATCAGGTCCCGGCTGGTAACTATGCCGAGCTGCATGACCTGGCGGGGGCCTGGGTCACCCCGGGCCTGATCGACTGCCACACTCACACGGTATTCGGCGGCAACCGCAGCGGTGAATTCGAGCAACGCCTGCAAGGGGTGAGCTACGCCGAAATCGCCGCCGCCGGTGGCGGTATCGCCAGCACCGTGCGGGCCACCCGTGCGGCGAGCGAGGACGAACTGTTCGACAGCGCCCGCAAGCGCTTGAAAAGCCTGCTGCGCGACGGCGTGACCAGCGTCGAGATCAAGTCCGGCTACGGCCTGGACCTGGCCAGCGAACGCAAGATCCTGCGGGTGATCCGGCGCCTGGGCGCCGAGCTGCCGGTCAGTGTGCGCAGCACCTGCCTGGCGGCCCACGCCTTGCCGCCGGAATACGCCGAGCGTGCGGACGACTATATCGAGCACATCTGCGCCGAAATGCTCCCGGCCCTGGCGGCCGAGGGCCTGGTGGACGCGGTGGATGCGTTCTGCGAATACCTGGCGTTCTCGCCGGAGCAGGTGGAGCGGGTGTTCATCGCCGCGCACAAGCTTGGCCTGCCGGTGAAACTGCACGCCGAGCAGCTGTCGTCGTTGCATGGCTCCAGCCTGGCGGCGCGTTATCACGCGCTGTCGGCCGACCACCTGGAGTTCATGACCGAGGAGGACGCCATTGCCATGGCCGAGGCCGGCACCGTCGCCGTGCTGCTGCCGGGCGCGTTCTATTTCCTGCGCGAAACCCAGCTGCCGCCGATGGACGCGCTGCGCCAGCACGGGGTGAAGATCGCCGTGGCCAGCGACCTCAACCCCGGCACTTCGCCGGCGCTGTCCCTGCGCCTGATGCTGAACATGGCCTGCACCTGTTTCCGTATGACCCCGGAAGAAGCCCTGGCCGGTGTGACCCTGCATGCGGCCACCGCGCTGGGCATGGAGCAGACCCACGGTTCGCTGGAGGTCGGCAAGGTGGCAGACTTCGTCGCCTGGCAGATCGATCGTCCCGCCGACCTGGCCTACTGGCTGGGCGGTGACCTGGAAAAACGCGTCGTGCGCCACGGCGTTGAAGTGGATTTATAG